A genomic stretch from Cellulomonas sp. KRMCY2 includes:
- a CDS encoding ABC transporter permease translates to MTTHFYGDTAVLLGRSLRHISRSFDTIVTTAVTPIAMMLLFVYVFGGAIETGSDSYVTYLLPGILLITIASGIAYTAFRLFLDMKSGIFERFQSMPIARSSVLWAHVLTSLVANLISLVVVVLVALLMGFRSGAGLPAWLAVTGMLVLFTLALTWLAVIAGLSAKSTDGASAFSYPLIFLPFISSAFVPTETMPGPVRAFAENQPVTSIVNAIRALFAEQPVGTDIWVALAWCVGVLVVAYAFAMVTYRRKIS, encoded by the coding sequence ATGACCACGCACTTCTACGGCGACACCGCAGTCCTGCTGGGACGATCCCTGCGCCACATCTCCCGCAGCTTCGACACCATCGTCACGACCGCCGTCACGCCGATCGCCATGATGCTGCTGTTCGTCTACGTCTTCGGCGGCGCGATCGAGACCGGCTCGGACTCGTACGTGACCTACCTGCTGCCCGGCATCCTGCTGATCACGATCGCCTCGGGCATCGCCTACACCGCGTTCCGGCTCTTCCTCGACATGAAGAGCGGCATCTTCGAGCGATTCCAGTCGATGCCCATCGCCCGCTCGTCCGTGCTGTGGGCGCACGTGCTGACCTCGCTCGTCGCGAACCTGATCTCGTTGGTGGTGGTCGTGCTCGTCGCCCTGCTCATGGGCTTCCGCTCGGGGGCGGGACTGCCCGCGTGGCTCGCGGTCACCGGCATGCTCGTCCTGTTCACCCTGGCGTTGACATGGCTCGCCGTCATCGCCGGCCTGTCCGCGAAGTCCACCGACGGCGCGAGCGCGTTCTCGTACCCGCTCATCTTCCTGCCGTTCATCAGCTCGGCGTTCGTGCCCACCGAGACCATGCCCGGTCCGGTGCGCGCCTTCGCCGAGAACCAGCCCGTGACGTCCATCGTCAACGCGATCCGCGCCCTGTTCGCCGAGCAGCCGGTGGGCACCGACATCTGGGTCGCCCTCGCCTGGTGCGTCGGCGTCCTCGTGGTCGCGTACGCCTTCGCGATGGTCACCTACCGGCGCAAGATCTCCTAG
- a CDS encoding DUF742 domain-containing protein: MTNIEETFGIAGRHGLGADDSEYEARTVRPYAVTGGRVRAANSDLPLEALVEVLPGAVSGQGLPPEKRAILQHAAHTFVSVAELSALLRLPLGVVRVLVTDLSEAGFIRVHTSTPVSVHTGQSPALSLSVLESVLNGISAL; this comes from the coding sequence ATGACCAACATCGAGGAGACCTTCGGTATCGCGGGTCGTCATGGCCTGGGTGCCGACGACTCGGAGTACGAGGCCCGCACCGTCCGGCCCTATGCGGTGACCGGTGGCCGGGTGCGCGCCGCGAACTCCGACCTGCCTCTCGAGGCGCTGGTCGAGGTCCTCCCGGGGGCGGTCAGCGGCCAAGGCCTACCACCTGAGAAGCGCGCCATCCTGCAACATGCGGCGCACACGTTCGTGTCCGTCGCCGAGCTCTCCGCACTGCTGCGGTTGCCACTCGGCGTCGTCCGCGTCCTGGTCACGGATCTCTCCGAAGCCGGATTCATCCGAGTCCACACATCTACCCCGGTCAGTGTCCACACTGGCCAGTCCCCCGCCCTGTCCCTGAGCGTGCTGGAGAGTGTTCTCAATGGCATATCCGCCCTCTGA
- a CDS encoding DUF1048 domain-containing protein: MAARWIETLTGSLEQKKQYKQDKARIDALPEPYGAAAKAVHRYLMYCGGMTDGDTLVTMFGDLADLWERAAIDGTPVREIVGDDPVEFAEAFARAYAGKQWIDKERARLTKAIEDAERKEEE, from the coding sequence ATGGCCGCCAGGTGGATCGAGACCCTCACAGGGTCGCTCGAGCAGAAGAAGCAGTACAAGCAGGACAAGGCCCGCATCGACGCCCTCCCCGAGCCGTACGGAGCCGCGGCGAAGGCAGTGCACCGGTACCTCATGTACTGCGGTGGCATGACCGACGGCGACACCCTCGTCACGATGTTCGGCGATCTGGCCGACCTGTGGGAGCGCGCCGCCATCGACGGGACGCCGGTGCGCGAGATCGTCGGCGACGACCCGGTCGAGTTCGCCGAGGCCTTCGCACGGGCCTACGCCGGCAAGCAGTGGATCGACAAGGAGCGCGCCCGCCTCACCAAGGCGATCGAGGACGCCGAGCGAAAGGAAGAGGAATGA
- a CDS encoding ribbon-helix-helix protein, CopG family, which yields MAQTLRLPDEVKEALRETAAREGRSEHDVIVTAVQRYTADRTSRRDALIDTVIERDARLLARLAQ from the coding sequence ATGGCACAGACACTCCGCCTGCCCGACGAGGTGAAGGAAGCGTTGCGGGAGACCGCCGCCCGTGAGGGACGGTCCGAGCACGACGTCATCGTCACCGCCGTTCAGCGGTACACCGCGGACCGCACCAGTCGCCGGGATGCGCTCATCGACACCGTCATCGAGCGTGACGCCCGCCTGCTCGCGCGATTGGCGCAGTGA
- a CDS encoding MFS transporter: MSRLVETVVPARLGVGFRWLLASSWISNLGDGIALAAGPLLVASLTADARLVALAATLQWLPPLLFGLFAGALADRLDRRLIVVTVDLVRAGFLAVLALTILTDRVSIAVVLATLFLVGTAEVFADSTSQTLLPMLVTRDDLAIANSRLQTGFITVNQLAGPPFGAALFALGTVWPFATQSLVVAAGAVLVSRIALPPHGRDPARDTHLRQDIAEGFRWVRHHAAVRTLVLTIFTFNITFGAAWSVLVLYATRRLGLGAVGFGLLTTIGAVGGLVGVASYGWITRRVSLGNLMRIGLIVETLTHLGLALTRQAWVAMAIFFVFGAHAFVWGTTSITVRQRAVPSALQGRVGSVNLVGVFGGLVVGSGIGGLLAERWGVTAPFWFAFVGSAVFVVLIWRQLAHIAHEDEA, translated from the coding sequence GTGAGCCGACTCGTCGAGACAGTGGTGCCCGCGCGGCTCGGCGTCGGCTTCCGGTGGCTTCTCGCTTCGTCGTGGATCAGCAACCTCGGCGACGGCATCGCCCTGGCAGCCGGGCCGCTGCTGGTCGCCTCGCTCACCGCCGATGCGCGCCTCGTCGCGTTGGCGGCGACCCTGCAGTGGCTGCCGCCGCTGCTCTTCGGCCTGTTCGCCGGTGCCCTGGCCGACCGGCTCGACCGCCGGCTGATCGTGGTCACCGTCGACCTCGTGCGGGCCGGCTTCCTGGCGGTGCTGGCACTGACCATCCTCACGGACCGGGTGTCGATCGCCGTGGTCCTCGCGACGTTGTTCCTGGTCGGCACCGCCGAGGTGTTCGCCGACAGCACCTCGCAGACGCTGCTGCCCATGCTGGTGACGCGCGACGACCTGGCGATCGCCAACTCGCGGCTCCAGACGGGGTTCATCACGGTCAACCAGCTGGCCGGTCCGCCGTTCGGCGCCGCGCTCTTCGCACTGGGCACGGTCTGGCCGTTCGCGACCCAGTCGCTGGTCGTCGCGGCCGGCGCGGTGCTGGTCTCGCGGATCGCCCTGCCGCCGCACGGACGGGACCCGGCCCGCGACACCCACCTCCGCCAGGACATCGCCGAGGGCTTCCGGTGGGTGCGGCACCACGCGGCGGTCCGCACGCTGGTGCTGACGATCTTCACCTTCAACATCACCTTCGGCGCGGCGTGGTCCGTGCTGGTGCTCTACGCCACCCGGCGGCTGGGCCTGGGTGCCGTGGGATTCGGCCTGCTGACCACGATCGGCGCCGTCGGCGGACTGGTGGGGGTCGCGTCGTACGGGTGGATCACGCGGCGGGTGAGCCTGGGCAACCTGATGCGGATCGGGCTGATCGTCGAGACCCTGACCCACCTGGGCCTGGCGCTCACCCGGCAGGCCTGGGTCGCGATGGCCATCTTCTTCGTCTTCGGTGCGCACGCGTTCGTCTGGGGCACGACGTCGATCACGGTCCGTCAGCGGGCCGTCCCCTCGGCGCTCCAGGGGCGCGTCGGCAGCGTGAACCTCGTGGGGGTATTCGGCGGCCTGGTCGTCGGCTCCGGCATCGGTGGGCTCCTGGCCGAACGATGGGGCGTGACTGCGCCGTTCTGGTTCGCCTTCGTCGGCTCGGCCGTCTTCGTCGTCCTGATCTGGCGACAGCTGGCCCACATCGCGCACGAGGACGAGGCGTAG
- a CDS encoding PadR family transcriptional regulator — MGKQITEMLKGTLEGLVLAILALRPAYGYEITARLREQGFSDIAEGTVYALLVRVEQRGLVDVEKVPSEKGPPRRVYSLNPSGQEYLDEFWRTWTFLAERLEQLHTEPAEGES; from the coding sequence GTGGGCAAGCAGATCACCGAGATGCTCAAGGGGACTCTGGAAGGGCTCGTCCTCGCGATCCTGGCCTTGCGGCCCGCGTACGGCTACGAGATCACGGCGCGGCTGCGGGAGCAGGGCTTCTCCGACATCGCCGAGGGCACCGTCTACGCGCTCCTCGTCAGGGTCGAGCAGCGCGGCCTCGTCGACGTGGAGAAGGTCCCGTCCGAGAAGGGTCCGCCGCGCAGGGTCTACTCGCTCAACCCGAGCGGCCAGGAGTACCTCGACGAGTTCTGGCGGACCTGGACGTTCCTCGCCGAACGACTGGAACAGCTTCACACCGAACCCGCAGAAGGAGAGAGCTGA
- a CDS encoding PIN domain-containing protein, whose protein sequence is MLIYADGSALSRALSTGVESASWLRWADQHAAELVTSPLGLTELRNAAAPLGSVARSKAHEIATKIAILRFSDQSLKSAAMAAAVLSPFGAIHLGIAVAHPEIEQVATYDPLLARVAAIYGLSVVTPGRPDGWWNA, encoded by the coding sequence ATGCTGATCTACGCCGACGGCTCGGCGCTGAGCCGGGCGTTGTCGACCGGGGTCGAGTCGGCGTCGTGGCTGCGCTGGGCCGATCAGCATGCGGCAGAGCTCGTGACCTCGCCGCTCGGGCTGACCGAGCTGCGCAACGCCGCCGCCCCGCTCGGGTCGGTCGCTCGGAGCAAGGCGCACGAGATCGCCACGAAGATCGCGATCCTGCGGTTCTCCGACCAGTCGCTGAAGTCCGCTGCGATGGCCGCCGCGGTGCTCTCACCGTTCGGTGCGATCCATCTCGGCATCGCGGTGGCGCACCCCGAGATCGAGCAGGTCGCGACCTACGACCCGCTGCTGGCCCGGGTCGCGGCGATCTACGGCCTGTCCGTCGTCACGCCCGGTCGGCCCGACGGCTGGTGGAATGCCTGA
- a CDS encoding roadblock/LC7 domain-containing protein has product MTALSSEAANFGWLLDNFVKTVPGTQHTLVVSADGLLMAMSENLDRTSGDQLAAIVAGMSSLTRGAARQLHAGDVRQAIVEMDELFVFLMSVSNGSVLAVVAEATCDVGLIGYEMAMLVSRTETTLTPQLVTEMRGNLPVDGAVRTPVG; this is encoded by the coding sequence GTGACAGCGCTCAGCTCAGAAGCAGCCAACTTTGGCTGGCTACTGGACAACTTCGTCAAGACCGTACCGGGCACCCAGCACACGCTGGTCGTCTCGGCGGACGGTCTGCTCATGGCGATGTCGGAGAACCTGGACCGCACCAGCGGCGACCAGCTCGCCGCCATCGTGGCCGGGATGTCGAGCCTCACCCGAGGTGCGGCGCGTCAGCTGCATGCGGGTGATGTCCGGCAGGCGATCGTCGAGATGGACGAGCTCTTCGTCTTCCTGATGAGCGTCTCCAACGGCTCGGTGCTCGCGGTGGTCGCAGAGGCCACGTGTGACGTGGGCCTGATCGGCTACGAGATGGCCATGCTCGTGTCCCGTACGGAGACGACCCTGACACCACAGCTCGTCACGGAGATGCGTGGCAACCTGCCGGTCGACGGTGCGGTCCGGACGCCGGTCGGGTGA
- a CDS encoding ion channel — MTDQGRLERYEARTSGPLTVLALLFLAVYGAPVVWPDLPAVVLRLCEWANLAIWVVFVVDLAARIAMARRRWSYIARHPVDVLAVALPMLRPLRVLRVFAAGQALLTRGRGLVQTGQAIVLAAGVLILIGALAILDAERGVTGANITTFPDALWWAMTTVTTVGYGDRFPVGGLGRGVAAALMVVGISLLGVVTATVAAWFMSNARDAERADQGGAADRLRDLHLLHADGIVTGEEYATARRRLLEEL, encoded by the coding sequence ATGACCGATCAGGGGCGGCTCGAGCGTTACGAGGCCCGCACGTCCGGACCGTTGACGGTCCTCGCGCTGCTGTTCCTCGCCGTGTACGGGGCACCCGTCGTCTGGCCTGATCTCCCGGCGGTGGTGCTGCGGCTGTGTGAGTGGGCGAACCTGGCGATCTGGGTCGTCTTCGTCGTGGACCTGGCCGCCCGGATCGCCATGGCTCGGCGCCGCTGGTCCTACATCGCCCGGCACCCGGTCGACGTCCTGGCGGTCGCCCTGCCGATGCTCCGACCCTTGCGGGTCCTGCGGGTCTTCGCGGCCGGCCAGGCGCTCCTGACTCGCGGCCGGGGGCTCGTGCAGACCGGGCAGGCGATCGTGCTCGCCGCCGGCGTCCTGATCCTCATCGGTGCCCTGGCCATCCTGGACGCCGAGCGCGGGGTCACCGGTGCGAACATCACCACCTTCCCTGACGCGCTGTGGTGGGCCATGACGACGGTCACGACGGTCGGGTACGGCGACCGGTTCCCGGTCGGTGGCCTCGGTCGGGGTGTGGCCGCGGCGCTCATGGTCGTCGGCATCAGCCTGCTCGGCGTGGTCACCGCGACCGTCGCGGCCTGGTTCATGAGCAACGCCCGGGACGCAGAGAGAGCGGACCAGGGTGGTGCGGCTGATCGGCTCCGCGACCTGCACCTCCTGCACGCCGACGGGATCGTCACCGGCGAGGAGTACGCGACCGCCAGGCGACGTCTGCTCGAGGAACTCTGA
- a CDS encoding ferritin, with the protein MTMAPESEFLRLLREQVGHEFDAHQQYVAIAVWFDSQDLPQLARHYYRQALEERNHAMMIVQYMLDRDLSVAIPPGSAVRQDFTRVVEPIALALEQEQQVTQQVEAIFRAARAQDDALGEQFMLWFLKEQVEEVAAATTLLTVAERADATGANLFDLENYVARERIGDQGLSQDAPEVAGGAL; encoded by the coding sequence ATGACCATGGCTCCCGAGTCCGAGTTCCTCCGCCTCCTGCGCGAGCAGGTCGGGCACGAGTTCGATGCGCACCAGCAGTACGTCGCGATCGCCGTCTGGTTCGACTCGCAGGACCTGCCCCAGCTCGCGCGGCACTACTATCGCCAGGCACTCGAGGAGCGCAACCACGCAATGATGATCGTGCAGTACATGCTCGACCGGGACCTGTCCGTCGCGATCCCTCCCGGCAGCGCCGTCCGGCAAGACTTCACCCGGGTCGTCGAGCCCATCGCCCTCGCGCTCGAACAGGAGCAGCAGGTGACCCAGCAGGTCGAGGCGATCTTCCGCGCCGCCCGGGCGCAGGACGACGCGCTCGGGGAGCAGTTCATGCTGTGGTTCCTCAAGGAGCAGGTCGAGGAGGTCGCCGCCGCGACGACGCTGCTCACCGTCGCGGAACGAGCGGACGCGACCGGCGCGAACCTGTTCGACCTGGAGAACTACGTCGCGCGCGAACGGATCGGCGACCAGGGCCTCTCACAGGACGCACCCGAGGTGGCCGGAGGCGCGTTGTAG
- a CDS encoding threonine/serine exporter ThrE family protein, producing MSTQSDEDALEPVELIRQSSTVLRIGKAMLATGTGSYRVKTAMQQVARALGLDRHEAHVTLTEITTTSHRGPIFRTEVAEVRSIGVNAHRLGELTNLVNGLRPGATVAEVNTEVDRIEALGPLYPALANALFAAMACGAFAYLNKGGPIEVIGVFLAAGLGQLVRRFFLHRKINQFGVTMVAAAVACLVYLLFIMALDTWAGGVGHSHEAGFISAVLFLVPGFPLVTGSLDLAKLDFSAGVARIVYAMLILISAALSVWAVSWMTGLSAEPAVAAEIPALLQLGLRLVASAVGVLGFALMFNSPLRMAVAAAGIGMVANVLRLELADVGVAVQAATMIATLVVGLLAAYVAPTMGIPRITVSVPAVVIMVPGAAAYRAVVGLNNGDVEAAVTSGVQAVFVTISIAIGLAAARMLTDRSWAYDR from the coding sequence ATGTCGACCCAGAGCGACGAAGACGCACTCGAGCCCGTCGAGCTCATCCGCCAGTCGAGCACCGTCCTGCGGATCGGCAAGGCGATGCTCGCGACCGGTACGGGCTCGTACCGCGTCAAGACCGCCATGCAGCAGGTGGCGCGTGCCCTGGGGCTGGACCGGCACGAGGCGCACGTGACCTTGACCGAGATCACCACGACCTCCCATCGTGGGCCGATCTTCCGTACCGAGGTCGCCGAGGTCCGCTCGATCGGGGTCAACGCCCATCGCCTCGGCGAGCTGACCAACCTGGTCAACGGCCTGCGACCGGGCGCGACGGTCGCCGAGGTGAACACCGAGGTGGATCGGATCGAGGCACTCGGTCCGCTCTACCCGGCTCTGGCGAACGCGCTGTTCGCAGCGATGGCCTGCGGGGCGTTCGCATACCTCAACAAGGGTGGCCCGATCGAGGTGATCGGCGTCTTCCTCGCTGCGGGCCTCGGCCAGCTCGTGCGCAGGTTCTTCCTGCATCGCAAGATCAACCAGTTCGGCGTGACGATGGTCGCCGCCGCTGTCGCATGCCTCGTGTACCTGCTGTTCATCATGGCCCTCGACACCTGGGCCGGCGGGGTCGGGCACAGTCACGAGGCGGGCTTCATCTCTGCCGTGCTCTTCCTGGTGCCCGGCTTCCCGCTCGTGACCGGATCCCTCGACCTGGCCAAGCTCGACTTCTCCGCCGGCGTGGCCCGCATCGTGTACGCGATGCTGATCCTGATCTCGGCGGCCCTGAGCGTGTGGGCGGTGTCGTGGATGACGGGCCTCAGCGCGGAGCCGGCGGTGGCCGCGGAGATCCCGGCCCTGCTCCAGCTGGGTCTGCGGCTGGTCGCCAGCGCGGTCGGGGTCCTCGGCTTCGCCCTGATGTTCAACTCGCCCCTGCGGATGGCGGTGGCGGCCGCCGGGATCGGGATGGTCGCGAACGTGCTGCGCCTCGAGCTCGCCGACGTCGGGGTCGCGGTCCAGGCCGCGACGATGATCGCGACCCTCGTCGTCGGGCTCCTCGCGGCGTACGTCGCCCCGACCATGGGTATCCCGCGGATCACCGTCTCGGTGCCGGCAGTGGTGATCATGGTTCCCGGCGCTGCCGCTTACCGTGCCGTCGTCGGGCTGAACAACGGCGACGTCGAGGCGGCCGTGACGTCCGGCGTGCAGGCGGTCTTCGTCACCATCTCGATCGCGATCGGGCTCGCTGCGGCACGTATGCTCACCGACCGGTCCTGGGCGTACGACCGCTGA
- a CDS encoding ATP/GTP-binding protein: MAYPPSDTAVTDRRAVGGGVAPTVVKIVVAGGFAVGKTTFIGSISDIEPLNTEAAMTEHSVGVDDAGGVTDRKTTTTVAMDFGRIALPGSLWLYLFGTPGQDRFLFMWDDLVRGAIGAVVLVDTERLDQCFPAVDYFESRGIPFVVAVNCFDGVARHQLDDVREALSVPAHVPLMYTDARSRAATKQTLISLVQLAMERLRG; this comes from the coding sequence ATGGCATATCCGCCCTCTGACACCGCTGTGACCGACCGCCGTGCGGTCGGCGGGGGTGTCGCACCTACGGTTGTCAAGATCGTCGTCGCCGGTGGCTTCGCTGTCGGCAAGACGACGTTCATCGGCTCGATCTCCGACATCGAGCCGCTCAACACCGAAGCCGCCATGACCGAGCACTCGGTCGGCGTCGACGACGCCGGTGGCGTCACGGACCGCAAGACCACCACGACGGTGGCGATGGACTTCGGTCGTATCGCACTGCCCGGGTCGCTGTGGCTGTACCTGTTCGGCACACCTGGCCAGGACCGGTTCCTGTTCATGTGGGACGACCTGGTCCGCGGCGCGATCGGTGCTGTCGTGCTCGTCGACACCGAGCGCCTCGACCAGTGCTTCCCGGCCGTCGACTACTTCGAGAGCCGCGGCATCCCCTTCGTCGTGGCGGTCAACTGCTTCGACGGCGTCGCGCGCCACCAGCTCGACGACGTCCGTGAGGCGCTGTCGGTGCCGGCGCACGTCCCGCTGATGTACACGGACGCCCGGTCGCGTGCAGCGACCAAGCAGACGCTGATCTCTCTGGTCCAGCTCGCGATGGAGCGACTTCGCGGCTGA
- a CDS encoding type II toxin-antitoxin system death-on-curing family toxin: MTDYLDVADLLVIADRIAGGTAVVRDVGLLTGAAGRPVTTWNGVEIYPTLDDKAAALLLSLVTDHALIDGNKRLGWVAVNVFYGLNASRLRVPEDDAYDVVLAIAKGVVTDVPDVAAILGTWREVPGT, encoded by the coding sequence GTGACCGACTACCTCGACGTCGCCGACCTGCTCGTGATCGCCGACCGGATCGCCGGCGGGACGGCCGTCGTGCGGGATGTCGGCCTGCTCACCGGTGCCGCCGGGCGCCCGGTGACCACCTGGAACGGCGTGGAGATCTACCCGACCCTGGACGACAAGGCCGCCGCGCTGCTCTTGTCCCTGGTCACCGACCACGCCCTGATCGACGGCAACAAGCGTCTCGGCTGGGTCGCCGTGAACGTCTTCTACGGGCTGAACGCGTCCAGGTTGAGGGTCCCCGAGGACGACGCCTACGACGTGGTGCTGGCCATCGCGAAGGGTGTGGTGACCGACGTACCCGACGTCGCCGCGATCCTCGGGACCTGGCGCGAGGTGCCCGGGACGTAG
- a CDS encoding ABC transporter ATP-binding protein: MTTEPAIRVRDLEKSFKDVRVLRGVDFDVETGSIFALLGSNGAGKTTTIRILSTLLKPDAGSAGVNGFDVVTQAAQVRESISLTGQFAAVDEILSGRENLVLVARLRHLSDPGAIADDLLDRFALTDAGGRRVATYSGGMRRRLDIAMSLIGNPPVIFFDEPTAGLDPQARIEVWQAMKTLAARGTTVLLTTQHLDEAEQLADRIAILHEGRIIVNGTLAELKQLLPPTTVEYVEKQPTLEEVFLALVGGGATGTPAPPDRSAGTPEAHTREEQR; encoded by the coding sequence ATGACAACGGAACCGGCGATCCGCGTGCGGGACCTCGAGAAGTCGTTCAAGGACGTGCGCGTGCTGCGGGGTGTCGACTTCGACGTCGAGACCGGCAGCATCTTCGCCCTCCTCGGCTCCAACGGAGCGGGCAAGACGACGACCATCAGGATCCTGTCCACGCTGCTCAAGCCCGACGCGGGCAGTGCCGGCGTCAACGGCTTCGACGTCGTCACGCAGGCGGCACAGGTGCGCGAGTCCATCAGCCTCACCGGGCAGTTCGCGGCCGTCGACGAGATCCTCAGCGGGCGGGAGAACCTGGTGCTCGTCGCCCGGCTGCGGCACCTGTCGGACCCGGGTGCGATCGCGGACGACCTGCTCGACCGCTTCGCGCTGACCGACGCCGGCGGCCGGCGGGTGGCGACCTACTCGGGTGGTATGCGGCGCCGCCTCGACATCGCGATGAGCCTCATCGGGAACCCGCCGGTGATCTTCTTCGACGAGCCGACGGCGGGGCTCGACCCCCAGGCGCGCATCGAGGTGTGGCAGGCCATGAAGACGCTCGCCGCCCGCGGGACGACGGTGCTGCTCACGACGCAGCACCTGGACGAGGCCGAACAGCTGGCGGACCGGATCGCGATCCTCCACGAGGGCCGGATCATCGTCAACGGCACGCTCGCCGAGCTCAAGCAGCTGCTCCCGCCGACCACCGTCGAGTACGTCGAGAAGCAGCCGACCCTCGAGGAGGTCTTCCTGGCCCTCGTCGGCGGCGGTGCCACGGGCACCCCGGCTCCCCCTGACCGCAGCGCCGGCACACCCGAGGCGCACACGAGAGAGGAACAGCGATGA